The sequence GTGACGGTGCTGAGCTCGGACGATCCGATCCGCGTCTTCCAGCGCTTTGCGACGCTCGATGCGCTCTCGAACGGGCGCGCCGAGGTCATCCTCGGCCGCGGCTCGTTCACCGAGTCCTTTCCACTGTTCGGCTTCGACCTGCGCAAATACGAGGAGCTGTTCGAGGAGAAGCTCGACCTGTTCGCGGCCCTGCTGCCGCAGCAGCCGGTGAGCTGGGAAGGCAAGCTGCGTCCGCCCCTGCGCGATCAGCTGGTCTATCCGCCGGTGGAGAACGGCAGGCTGAAGACCTGGATCGGCGTCGGCGGCAGCCCGCAATCAGTTGTCCGCGCCGCGCATTACGACCTGCCGCTGATGCTCGCCATCATCGGCGGCGATCCCGCGCGCTTCGCACCCTTTGTCGAGCTCTATTACCGCGCGTTCAAGGAATTCGGCCGCACCGCGCAGCCGATCGGCGTGCATTCGCCCGGCTATGTCGCCGAGACCGACGAACAGGCGCGCGAAGAGCTGTGGCCCGACTACAAGGCCATGCGCGACCGCATCGGCAAGGAGCGCGGCTGGCCGCCGATGGGCCGCGACGAGTTCGTGAGCGAGGCCGAGCGCGGCTCGCTCTATGTCGGCTCGCCGGAGACCGTTGCGCGCAAGATCGTCAAGACGGCAAAGGCGCTTGGCATCTCGCGCTTCCAGCTGAAGTACTCGGCTGGCCCCTTGCCGCACGAGAAGCTGATGCGCAGCATCGAGCTTTATGGGCGCAAGGTGGTGCCGATGGTGCGGGAGATGCTGGGGTAAAGCCAGCCTTCGGTCTACGACGCCGCGCCGGGCTTCATCAGCCCGAGCCGGCTCGCGCCGACATAGAGCGACAGCACGGCGGCGTTGGACACGTTGAGGCTCTTGATCTCGCCGGGCATGTCGAGCCGCGCCACGACGCTGCAGGTCTCGCGGGTCAATTGCCGGAGGCCCTTGCCTTCGGCGCCGAGCACCAGCGCCAGCGGCTCACGCAACGCGACGTTGCTGAGGTCCTCGCTGCCCTCGCTGTCGAGCCCCACGGTCTGGAAGCCGCGCTCGTTCAGCGCGGTGAGCGCGCGGGCGAGGTTTTGGACGGTGATCATGGGCACAAGCTCGAGCGCCCCGGAGGCGGCTTTCGCGAGCACGCCAGTGGCTTCCGGGCTGTGGCGCGCGGTGGTGACGATCGCCTTCACCGCGAACGCCGCGGCCGAGCGCAGGATCGCACCGACATTGTGCGGATCGGTGATCTGGTCGAGCACCAGCACCATGCCTTCCTGCTTCAAGGTCTCGATGTCGGGCGACGGCAGGGCATCGGCCTCCGCCAGCAGGCCCTGGTGCACGGCGTCGGGCGACAGCAGACGGTCGATCTCCTGGGGCCGGACGATCTCGGGCGCGATGCGGGTTGCGATGTTTTCTTCCGCAAGCCGCCTCGCCGCGTTCTCAGTCAGCGTCAGCTTGCGGATCCGCCGCTGCGGGTTGGCAAGCGCCATCGTGACGGTGTGCCAGCCATAGAGAATGACGGGCCCATCGGGTTGCGAATCGCGCTCGCGCCAGGCCGCGCGGCCCGCCGATTTCCCGGGCCTGTTGAAGGGCTTAGCCCCGCCGCGAGGCCCCTTGGGGCCGAATTTTCGATCCTTCATGCGCTCGCTTGTGTCATGGGCGCCGGAATATGGCAATTTGGGTGCCTTCGGGGGCGATTTTAGCTGTTCGCCTCGGTTGACTTTGCCCCACTGCTTCGCCCATAAACGCGCCCGGTCGCGCCCCGATCCGGGTTGCCGCGGCCTTCACGTTCCATGGCCGTCTTCGGTCCGCCGGCAAGGTCCGGCCCGATTGTGCTGCCGTCGAGCGGGGGAGTGTCCCGAGTGGCAAAGGGAGCTGACTGTAAATCAGCCGCCTCATGGCTTCGCAGGTTCGAGTCCTGCCTCCCCCACCACGCTTCACCCTTCGGGCTACGCGTGGCGCAGCCACGTGATAGCCGAAAGGTGAAGCGTGGTGTCCGGCGAAGCCCGTAGGGCGAAGACGGACTGAGACAAGCAAACCTCTCACAACATCATTGCGCGAAGTGAGCGAAGGCTGCCACGCGGTAGGCGTAGGCGGGCTGTCGCCATTATGATCGAATCCAGAAAACAAGACGCCCGTCCGCATCGCGCGAACGGGCGTCTCGTCGGCTGAACCGATCAGCGATCAGTAATAGCGGCGCAGCACGCGGTGGCCGCCGTGATAGTGCGGCGCGTGGCGATGGGCGTAGCCGTATCGCGCAGCATGGCCGTAATGGACGCGCGGCAGATAGCCGTAGCGCGGGCCGTAGCCGTAGCGATAGGGACGGAAATACGGGCGATGATACGGAGCGACGGCGGCACGATAGCCGTAGCCGCGAGCGCGATAGCCGTAGCCGTAGCCGTAATTGGCGGGCGCGACGACCGCGTCTTCACGGTAGGTCGGATAAGGGGCGAAGGCGCCCGGGCCGGTATAGGTCGGCCCCTGGTTGACGTAATAGTACTGCGTGGTCGGCTCAGCGAGACGCTCAAAGGCGCCATAACCGTATCCATATCCATAGCCGCCGCAGCCGGTGTTGCAGCCGGAATAGACCGGCGCGACCGGCGCGCACGTAGTGAAGCCGCAGGCCGCGGCGGGCGCGGTGGCGGCGAACATCACGGCAGCCGCCGCGACCAGTCCCGAAATCATTTGACGCATAACTCTCTCCTGTTGATTTCCGTTTTTTGGATTTTCACGTTTCTCAACCCGGCGGCCTGCCGGGTATCTCTGTGCGCGGCCAAGGTCGCGGCGGTCGCGGACGCTCGTTGAACTCGGGCGCGTAGATCACCGGCGGCGGATCGACCGGCGGGTCCATCTGCGCCGGCAACGGCGCGGACGACGCGCCCCAGCTCTGGTGATAGCTCTCGGCAGGCTTGGGCAGTTTGCGGTTCGCGGGCGGCTCGACCTCGAGCCGGCCGTAGCCGGGCCGCAGGCCCAGCGTCGGATAATAATGGCCGACGTCGTCGGGCTGTCGCTCGGCGATATAGCGCCCGCCATAGATCGTGGGCTGCACCTGCTGGTTCTTGCCCAGGCCCCAGGTGCCTTCGACCACGGCATAGGAAGCGTCGATGTTGTTGATGATGATCGGCACGCCCGGACGGCCGGGAACGACGATCTCGAAGCCGCCGGCAAGCGCCGTCGCGGGCAGTCCGATCAGGAAGGCGGCGAGCGCCACAACGCGCATGAGGAAACCCCGGTTATCCGGCGGCAACCTATCGGATCGCGGCGCAGAGAGGGTTAAGGCCAGCTCGCCAATTTCCGGTAAGCCTAATGTGCAAGGATTGCGCGCTGCTCAAATGCTGCAAAGCGAGCTAGCGAAGCGTTAACGGCAGCCGACTTGTCGTCGGAACCACCCCGCATGCTCACATCCGTTTGACCTTGGAACGGCGAAAAAATGGCCGGGTTCACCGGAACGTCCGGCGTCGTCAGCATTTAAGCCCCGGTCAATTCAAGACGGGAGCCAACAACCATGAACATCAAACTTCTCGGGGCTACTGCGATTGCGGCAACCATGTTGGCAGGCTCTGCCATGGCGCAGGCGGTGGTCACCAACCCCGGCCGCTGCTCGGCGCAATTCCCCAACGCCAACTGCCAGAACCTCGGACCGGGGAATCCTTACACCGACAGCAATTACCGCAACCGCCGTGCGGCCTATCGCCAGACCAATAGCGGCGACTGGAATAACGACTGGAACAGGAGCCGCACGGGCTTCTGGCCGACCGATGTCGCGACCGGTGTAGCCGGCGCCGCAATCGGCACCGCCGGCGCGATCGCAACCGCGCCGTTCCGCGGCTGGGACAACAGCTATGCCTACGACCGTTCGTGGGACGATCGCGGCTGGGACAACCGTGGTTGGGACACCCGCAGCTACGCCGAGCGCAACGGCTTCGTGTGCACGCCCGGCACCTGGTTCAAGGGCGCAGACGGCCGCCGGCACATCTGCCAGTAAGCGGCCCATTATCGAGCGCGATACATCAGGCGGCCCGCAAGGCCGCCTGATTCATGTCTTGCGAGGGCCACCTCGCGGTTCTGGCACTTTCCAATCAAGTCTGGTATTGCGGCGCGCACGGGCAGAAAGCTCCGGCGCAAGCCGAGCCCTGTCCTGCATCCCAGGCGTCGCCGGCTTAGCTCAGCGGTAGAGCAGCGGTTTTGTAAACCGAAGGTCGGGGGTTCAATCCCCTCAGCCGGCACCATCGATTTAGCCGACAAGAACAGACCTGGAATTCTTAAATTCGGCATCTGGTCCGAATAGACCCCAACCCGCCGCGCACGGCGGGTTTTTCTTTTCGTGCGCCGCACGGCTGGGCGTCCCCGGCCATATCTCAATGGAACAATGACTAGAACAGAAGTCGAGGCGGCGATTTACGCCAGCCTCCGAAGAACCGCGCGTTGGCGCCAATCCGTGGCCAAGCGCTTCCCAAGTGACCCCCGCAACCCCGCCGCAGCCGAGCGGCTTGACGAATTATCCCGGAACGTCGCGCTCACGTCCGATCAAATGGCCGCGCTGGCCCGGCATCTGGGCGACGTGGAGCGCTGGAACGAAGCCCTATCCGACACAAGCCGGTGTGTTGGCATGCGGCCCGGCTTCGATAGCTTCGATGCTTACGCCGGGCAACTGATCGGGGCGTTGCAATGAGTTGGGGACCATTTTTGGAAGCCGAACTAGCACGCGATCCCCTGCCCGTCATCGATCCGCGCGAATGGCAGGACAAGCCGGTGCCGCCGCGCAAGTGGATCGTGCAAGACCTGATTCCCGATGGGGTTGTCACGAACCTTTCCGGGGACGGGGGCACCGGCAAAACCCTAACCGCTATTCAATTAATGACAGCGATGTCGCTTGGCCTGCCATGGTACGGCAAGCCTGTTCAGCAAGGACCGGCGCTGTTGTACACCGCTGAAGATGATGCTGAAGAACTACACCGTCGCTTCGCCGCTGTAACGGCTTCTAGCGGCCACCGGTTAGCTGATCTAGCCGGAGTGCAGATCATCGCCATGGCAGGTTTGGACGCTACTCTGGCCACCGGAAACGATTTAGGCGGCATATCAATGTCGGCACAATTTGCAAAGCTTTCGAAGATCGTCGCGGATACCAAGCCACGTTTGGTGGCCATCGATCCGGCCGCCGACGTTTACGCGGGGGACGAAATCAACCGCGTCCAAGTGCGCCAATTCGTTCAAAAGCTCGCGAAGCTGGCGCTCGATAACGAATGCGCGGTGTTGTTGCTAAGCCACCCTTCCCTTTCAGGGATGATGAGCGGTCGGGGGACCAGCGGGTCCACCGCATGGAGCAATAGCGTCCGGTCTCGTTTGTATTTGCAGGCCGATGCTGATGACGCGGACCGCCGCTTGCTAAAGGTTATGAAGGCAAATTACGGCGCTGTTGGTGAAGAGATTGCTTTGCGCTGGAACAATGGTGCGTTCGTGCTAGATCAAGGTCCAGATGGCGCGGCGACAAGCCTCACGCAACGGGTCGCCGATGACGTGTTCCTTGCGACCTTCATCAAGCTCAATGCCCAAGGCCAGAACTTCAGCCACAAGCCGTGTGCGACCTATGCGCCGAAGAAGATCAGCGAGCACCCTGACTCGAAGGGCTACAACACCAAGGCTATGGCGGCTGCGATGCAGCGTCTTCTTGATGGCGGTGTGCTCAAGATCATGACGGTTGGACCGCCGTCTAAGCCAAGGTCGGTCTTGGCATTAGCACCTTCCAACTAACTTCCGACCGCCTTCCAACCGCTTCCAACTGAGGGTGTCACCCTCTCCCCCCATACCCCCCGGTCGGTCGGAAGCGACCGCCTCCGGTCGGAAGACCGGTGGCGGTCTCAACCACTAGAGAACCGGCTATAGTTAGGCGATTATAGCTGGATCGAATTTCGGCCAGAAACGGTGAGACCATGAACGCACTTGAGAAAAATAT comes from Bradyrhizobium sp. CCGE-LA001 and encodes:
- a CDS encoding LLM class flavin-dependent oxidoreductase; translation: MTAPLEFGLDTFGDVTKDASGALLPHAQVIRNVVDEAVLADELGLDFIGLGEHHRGDFAISSPETVLAAIAARTKRIQLGSAVTVLSSDDPIRVFQRFATLDALSNGRAEVILGRGSFTESFPLFGFDLRKYEELFEEKLDLFAALLPQQPVSWEGKLRPPLRDQLVYPPVENGRLKTWIGVGGSPQSVVRAAHYDLPLMLAIIGGDPARFAPFVELYYRAFKEFGRTAQPIGVHSPGYVAETDEQAREELWPDYKAMRDRIGKERGWPPMGRDEFVSEAERGSLYVGSPETVARKIVKTAKALGISRFQLKYSAGPLPHEKLMRSIELYGRKVVPMVREMLG
- the rlmB gene encoding 23S rRNA (guanosine(2251)-2'-O)-methyltransferase RlmB, translated to MKDRKFGPKGPRGGAKPFNRPGKSAGRAAWRERDSQPDGPVILYGWHTVTMALANPQRRIRKLTLTENAARRLAEENIATRIAPEIVRPQEIDRLLSPDAVHQGLLAEADALPSPDIETLKQEGMVLVLDQITDPHNVGAILRSAAAFAVKAIVTTARHSPEATGVLAKAASGALELVPMITVQNLARALTALNERGFQTVGLDSEGSEDLSNVALREPLALVLGAEGKGLRQLTRETCSVVARLDMPGEIKSLNVSNAAVLSLYVGASRLGLMKPGAAS
- a CDS encoding AAA family ATPase, with protein sequence MSWGPFLEAELARDPLPVIDPREWQDKPVPPRKWIVQDLIPDGVVTNLSGDGGTGKTLTAIQLMTAMSLGLPWYGKPVQQGPALLYTAEDDAEELHRRFAAVTASSGHRLADLAGVQIIAMAGLDATLATGNDLGGISMSAQFAKLSKIVADTKPRLVAIDPAADVYAGDEINRVQVRQFVQKLAKLALDNECAVLLLSHPSLSGMMSGRGTSGSTAWSNSVRSRLYLQADADDADRRLLKVMKANYGAVGEEIALRWNNGAFVLDQGPDGAATSLTQRVADDVFLATFIKLNAQGQNFSHKPCATYAPKKISEHPDSKGYNTKAMAAAMQRLLDGGVLKIMTVGPPSKPRSVLALAPSN